Below is a genomic region from Prolixibacteraceae bacterium.
CAGTTGCCTTCAGTGTATCGATTAAGATACCAATGACCTTTATTTACCATCCAATACCGTTTATTTACCTTTCTCCGTTGATTACAGGGTGCTAACTTTGCCTTTGTAATTGTATGGATTCATGCTCTATATGTCATGAAATCATTGTGAGGTTTACGTTTGTACTAATATTAATTGAGATGGGACTAAAAAATAAACTTTTCGCAAAAGAACTAGATAAAGAACTTCGTATTAAGAATGGGATATTAACCATTGATCAGAATTCATGTGATGGTTGTGGTGTTTGTGTTCAAAAATGCCCATTTGATGCAATGACGATTATTGAATTATCAAGAGAGCAAATTGAACAATTGTCATTTAAGGGACGTTTAAAAGTCCGAATCAAAGGAGCGAATAAAGCTTTTGTCGATGACCATCTTTGTACGGTGTGTGGTGCATGTATGAAAACATGTCATGAATTTGCGATTCATAAAGTTGTACAGGATTAAGGTTATAGGTGTTGGAAATAGATAAACTGTATAGGACTATGAAGAAAATGAATAATGAAGGATATAGAAGGTTTAGAACTGCTATGTCATTAGCTCTAATGTTGTTGTTGACGACTAACTTCTCTTGTAAAACGGTTAACTCGGAGAAGAAAAAAGAGCATCCAAACCTTACTAAATTAAAGGCTCACTCTTCGGAATTTACTCCTGAAATCATTGCATTAGGTCATAATGTATATACTGCAGTGGGTTTTGATGGCTCAAATACTTCAATGATTGTAGGGGAAGATGGTGTGATTATTATTGATGCTTTACGTGCTTTGGGTGCAGCAGAGAAAGTGGCAGTTAAGTTTAGAGAGATTACACCGAAACCTGTAAAAGCGATAGTTTATACGCATGGTCATGGTGATCATACGGGTGGTGCTTCTGCTTTTATTACTAATGAAAAGGATGTTATTATTATTGCTAGAGAGGGTTTTAAAGAGGAGCTACAAGATCTTTCACCGGTAGGTGAGGTTTTGAAGAGAAGGAATGCGAGACAATTTGGGCGTAATCTCCCTAAAAAAGATATTATCAATAGGGGAGTGGCTCCAGGTTATACATCTAAAGATCGTGTTGGACAAGGTTACTTGCCTCCCAATAGAACTTTCAATGACTCTCTTTTTATTAAAGTTGCTGGAGTTCAACTAGAGCTATATGCAGCGGATGGAGAAACTAATGATCAACTATTTGTGTGGACTCCACAACTTAAAACATTATTTAGTGGTGATAACTATTATAAAGCTTTTCCTAATTTATATGCTATTAGAGGTTCTCGATATAGAGATGTGAAGGAGTGGGGTGAGTCTATCATGAAAATGAGTGGATTTCCAGTAGAACATCTTGTTCCTGGACATACACGTCCTTTAAGTGGAAAACATCGCATACACCAGTGTTTAGATAATTATGGAACAGCAATTCTGAGTGTATATGATCAAACCATTAAGTGTATGAATGACGGTTATTCTTTACAACAGACTGTAGATCATGTAAAACTGCCTAAAACATTAGCAGAACAGCCAAATTTACAAGAGTTTTATGGGATGATTCCGTGGGGAGTGCGCTCTATATATCTACATTATGTTGGCTGGTTTGATGGTTCACCTTCTAATCTGTTACCACTGTCCGAAATGAGTGAGGCAAAGCATATGATTGAAATGGTGGGAGGAGAACGTAAGATGCTTCAGTATGTTAAAGATGCGATCAAAGAGAGCAGCTTTCAATGGGCACTACAACTGACAGATTATCTTGTTTGTGTGGGATATGAAAAAGCCAAAGTGATTGACCTTAGGATATTGATACTTAAGAGTCTTGCTTCTCAGCAGTTGAATGCACCTGCAAGAAACTATTACCTATCTTGTGCATATGAGCTTGAGAATTGATAGATAATAAAAAAGGATGCCAAGTCGGCATCCTTTTTTATTTATTATGGAATGGGCTTACTTTTCTTCAGTAGTTCCATGT
It encodes:
- a CDS encoding alkyl/aryl-sulfatase, which encodes MKKMNNEGYRRFRTAMSLALMLLLTTNFSCKTVNSEKKKEHPNLTKLKAHSSEFTPEIIALGHNVYTAVGFDGSNTSMIVGEDGVIIIDALRALGAAEKVAVKFREITPKPVKAIVYTHGHGDHTGGASAFITNEKDVIIIAREGFKEELQDLSPVGEVLKRRNARQFGRNLPKKDIINRGVAPGYTSKDRVGQGYLPPNRTFNDSLFIKVAGVQLELYAADGETNDQLFVWTPQLKTLFSGDNYYKAFPNLYAIRGSRYRDVKEWGESIMKMSGFPVEHLVPGHTRPLSGKHRIHQCLDNYGTAILSVYDQTIKCMNDGYSLQQTVDHVKLPKTLAEQPNLQEFYGMIPWGVRSIYLHYVGWFDGSPSNLLPLSEMSEAKHMIEMVGGERKMLQYVKDAIKESSFQWALQLTDYLVCVGYEKAKVIDLRILILKSLASQQLNAPARNYYLSCAYELEN
- a CDS encoding 4Fe-4S binding protein, encoding MGLKNKLFAKELDKELRIKNGILTIDQNSCDGCGVCVQKCPFDAMTIIELSREQIEQLSFKGRLKVRIKGANKAFVDDHLCTVCGACMKTCHEFAIHKVVQD